One genomic window of Arachis stenosperma cultivar V10309 chromosome 10, arast.V10309.gnm1.PFL2, whole genome shotgun sequence includes the following:
- the LOC130954366 gene encoding probable nucleoredoxin 3, translating into MAGFQAGYIDDYDILKIFAAEGVEFLVSSEGKVPLSECDGKIICLFFSANWCRPCRAFIPHLIELYGTLRKRGLNLEIIFISFDHDEDGFKEHLKSMPWLAVPFDAKLHRRFINRYQVDRIPSFRPLYPDGTIVEDDLIVTIEDYGADSFPFTRKRYEELKAKDRKKREEANLEELLADEGRDFLITGDDRKVPISQLVGKTIGLYFCAYWSPPCRAFTIQLMDLYNNLKAAKGDCCEVVLISTDRDLKEFNVNRSNMPWLAIPYEDKTRHDLCRIFDIKGIPALVFVGPDGKVTSTNGKFMVSSYGAEAFPFTESRIRVLEAALRKEGEALPQQFEDVKHEHVLKLDMAKAYVCDSCKEKGKFWAFSCDVCDYDLHPSCVEKVNKD; encoded by the exons ATGGCAGGGTTTCAAGCTGGATATATTGATGACTATGATATTTTGAAGATATTTGCTGCTGAAGGTGTTGAGTTCCTTGTATCAAGTGAAGGGAAG GTACCCTTGTCGGAATGCGATGGGAAAATCATTTGCCTATTTTTCTCTGCAAATTGGTGCAGACCTTGCAGAGCATTCATTCCCCATCTGATTGAACTCTATGGTACACTGAGAAAGAGAGGCCTAAATTTGGAGATTATCTTCATCTCTTTTGATCATGATGAGGATGGTTTTAAGGAACATTTGAAGAGTATGCCATGGCTAGCTGTCCCGTTTGATGCAAAGTTGCATAGAAGATTCATCAACAGATACCAAGTTGATCGAATCCCATCATTCCGTCCATTATATCCTGATGGAACGATAGTCGAAGACGATTTAATTGTGACCATTGAGGATTATGGTGCTGATTCTTTTCCCTTCACAAGGAAGAGATATGAGGAATTGAAAGCCAAGGATAGAAAGAAACGCGAAGAAGCAAATTTGGAGGAATTATTAGCAGACGAGGGACGCGACTTTCTTATCACTGGAGATGATAGAAAG GTACCAATATCTCAACTAGTTGGTAAAACTATAGGCCTCTACTTTTGTGCCTATTGGTCTCCTCCATGCCGCGCATTCACCATCCAACTCATGGATTTATACAACAATCTCAAGGCTGCAAAAGGTGACTGCTGCGAGGTTGTTTTAATCTCAACGGATAGAGACCTGAAGGAGTTCAATGTCAACAGAAGTAATATGCCATGGCTCGCCATCCCATACGAGGACAAAACTAGGCATGACCTTTGTAGGATCTTTGACATAAAAGGAATTCCGGCTTTGGTCTTTGTCGGACCAGATGGCAAAGTGACTAGTACCAATGGGAAGTTTATGGTCTCCTCATATGGTGCAGAAGCGTTCCCCTTCACCGAATCACGGATAAGGGTTCTAGAAGCAGCTCTTAGAAAGGAAGGAGAGGCTTTGCCGCAACAGTTCGAGGATGTCAAGCATGAACATGTGCTGAAGTTGGATATGGCCAAAGCATATGTATGTGATTCCTGTAAAGAGAAAGGGAAATTCTGGGCATTCTCTTGTGATGTTTGTGACTATGATCTACACCCAAGTTGTGTAGAAAAGGTCAACAAAGACTAA
- the LOC130956386 gene encoding U-box domain-containing protein 35-like produces the protein MWLPRSQQEKDGVNGLVAVAIDKEKGSRNALQWAIDHLLNKGSTVILIHVKINSNSAPSFTPRSLTGFITGKESIGREPDAQNKSIFLPYRVFCTRKDIQCKDVLIEDVDVAKAIVEYATQAGIEHLVLGSSSKTGLLKRFKVSDIPGSVTKGAPDFCTVYVVSKGKIQSMRSASRPAPPSVVQLSSEQTNLQVQMPPGWREHERFSYEGTPHRSQEGTTEFRSPFTRKGYHDRYTEHSAPDLDISFVSNGRPSSERMVPSFYTAETTTSYSNPRFSYSSEPDTNYSFESVPQRRSLDASLPAEFPSIVSFENVSPSTSAAVDDIEAEMRRLRLELKQTMEMYNTACKEALTAQQKAVELQRWKLEEEKKLEEARLAEEAALAIAENEKARSRAALEAAEAQKRIAELEAQKRLNAEMKAIKEAEEKKKAIDALSHLDIRYRKYSIEEIEAATEFFKESLKIGEGGYGPVYKCCLDHTPVAVKVLRPDAAQGRAQFQREVEILSCIRHPNMVLLLGACPEYGCLVYEYLSQGSLEDRLFRRGNTPSLSWQIRFKIAAEIGTGLLFLHQTKPEPLVHRDLKPANILLNSNFGAKISDVGLARLVPPSVADSVTQYHMTSAAGTFCYIDPEYQQTGMLGVKSDIYSLGVIFLQILTARPPMGLAHSVERSIEKGTFAQMLDPTVPDWPIEEAMSFAKLAIRCAELRRKDRPDLAKEILPELNRLRDLAYKDNPFFAVGNSLDAPSEGQVSLNMDSGPSS, from the exons ATGTGGTTGCCAAGGAGTCAACAAGAGAAGGATGGTGTAAATGGATTAGTAGCGGTTGCAATagacaaagaaaaaggaagCAGGAATGCACTCCAATGGGCCATTGATCATCTCCTCAACAAAGGTTCTACTGTGATTCTCATCCATGTCAAGATTAACTCTAATTCCGCGCCTTCTTTCACCCCAA GATCACTCACCGGATTCATCACCGGTAAAGAATCTATTGGCAGAGAACCTGATGCCCAAAACAAAAGCATTTTCCTCCCATATCGCGTCTTCTGCACACGGAAAGAT ATACAATGCAAGGACGTCCTAATAGAAGATGTAGACGTTGCCAAAGCGATAGTCGAATATGCCACTCAAGCAGGAATTGAGCATTTGGTTCTTGGATCTTCATCCAAAACCGGTTTGCTCAA AAGATTCAAGGTATCCGATATCCCAGGATCAGTAACGAAAGGTGCACCAGATTTCTGTACAGTCTATGTTGTTTCCAAAGGGAAGATTCAATCGATGCGATCTGCTTCGCGTCCTGCTCCACCATCTGTTGTTCAGCTTAGTTCAGAACAAACAAACTTACAAGTGCAGATGCCTCCAGGTTGGAGAG AGCATGAAAGGTTCTCTTATGAGGGAACGCCACATAGATCgcaggagggaacaacagaattCCG GTCTCCCTTCACTAGGAAAGGATATCATGATAGGTACACGGAACATTCTGCGCCGGATCTTGACATATCCTTTGTAAGTAATGGTAGGCCAAGCTCAGAACGGATGGTCCCCTCGTTTTATACTGCAGAAACAACAACGTCCTACTCCAACCCTCGGTTTTCATATTCCTCAGAACCAGATACAAACTATAGCTTTGAGTCAGTGCCTCAAAGGAGGTCTTTGGATGCTAGCCTTCCTGCTGAATTCCCTTCTATCGTCTCGTTCGAGAATGTTTCCCCTTCTACATCTGCAGCTGTG GATGATATAGAAGCTGAAATGAGAAGATTGAGGTTGGAGCTCAAGCAAACAATGGAAATGTACAACACAGCGTGTAAAGAAGCACTAACAGCACAACAGAAG GCGGTAGAACTTCAGCGTTGGAAactggaggaagagaagaaatTGGAAGAGGCAAGGCTTGCGGAGGAAGCCGCGTTGGCGATAGCAGAAAACGAGAAGGCAAGATCTAGAGCAGCCCTTGAGGCCGCTGAAGCACAAAAAAGGATAGCAGAGTTGGAAGCACAGAAGAGACTAAATGCAGAAATGAAAGCAATTAAAGAagcagaagagaagaaaaaagcaATTGATGCTTTATCACACTTAGATATTAGGTATAGGAAGTATTCGATTGAGGAGATCGAAGCTGCAACAGAGTTTTTCAAGGAGTCACTCAAGATTGGAGAAGGTGGTTATGGTCCAGTTTATAAGTGCTGTTTGGATCACACGCCGGTAGCAGTGAAGGTTCTACGTCCTGATGCTGCGCAAGGAAGAGCACAATTTCAAAGAGAG GTTGAGATACTAAGCTGCATACGGCATCCAAACATGGTTCTTCTCTTAGGGGCCTGTCCGGAATATGGTTGCCTTGTGTACGAGTACTTGTCTCAGGGAAGCTTGGAAGATCGCCTCTTTCGTCGTGGCAACACTCCCTCACTTTCTTGGCAGATCAGGTTCAAAATTGCTGCTGAGATTGGCACTGGCTTGTTATTTCTTCACCAGACAAAGCCGGAGCCTTTAGTCCACAGGGACTTGAAACCGGCGAACATCTTACTCAACAGCAACTTTGGGGCCAAGATCAGTGATGTTGGTTTGGCTAGGCTAGTCCCTCCATCTGTGGCCGACAGCGTGACACAATATCACATGACATCTGCGGCCGGAACCTTCTGCTACATCGACCCTGAGTACCAGCAGACAGGAATGCTTGGGGTGAAATCAGACATATACTCCCTTGGAGTCATATTTTTGCAGATTTTGACAGCAAGACCACCAATGGGTTTGGCGCATAGCGTCGAAAGATCCATTGAGAAGGGGACTTTTGCGCAGATGCTTGATCCAACGGTGCCTGACTGGCCAATAGAGGAGGCCATGAGCTTTGCAAAGTTGGCAATCCGGTGCGCCGAGCTACGAAGGAAAGACAGGCCTGACCTGGCCAAGGAAATCTTGCCAGAATTGAACAGGCTAAGAGACTTAGCTTATAAAGACAATCCATTTTTCGCGGTTGGTAACTCTCTCGATGCACCGTCGGAGGGCCAAGTTTCTCTGAATATG GATTCAGGTCCCTCTAGTTAA
- the LOC130954852 gene encoding molybdenum cofactor sulfurase isoform X3 — translation MLANSFRYALGQGAASIAVDIEENEAPGVSGENIAMKISPHQVQRRKVAGLLEGKPDGHVYNLFAFPSECNFSGLRFDLDLVKIIKEHSSRDLGISSVCKNGQWMVLIDAAKGCATMPPDLSKYPADFVTISFYKLFGYPTGLGALIVRNDAAKLLKKTYFSGGTVAASIADIDFIKRREGIEELFEDGTVSFLSIASVRHGFKILRSLTASAISRHTKSLALYTRKMLLALRHCNGSNVCIIYGHQSSMELCYEMGPIVSFNLKRPDGSWYGYREVEKLASLSGIQLRTGCFCNPGACAKYVGLSHLDLLSNTEAGHVCWDDHDVINGKPTGAVRVSFGYMSTYEEAKKFIDFVASSFVSSQNDICHGNQLEGIEKGSPDTGYHLKSITIYPIKSCGGFCSRSWPLSKNGLKHDREWILMSLNGEILTQKKVPEMCFISTFIDLSQGILFVESPHCKERLQIKLESGVNHGAMEELELYGQRYKVYNYSKETNVWFSEAIGKPCTLFRYSSTEHDFMLNKTKGVATCRDTKSTLNFPNEAQFLLVSEESVSDLNRRLCSDVQKDICVTAMQVDASRFRPNLVVSGGRPYGEDGWRTIRIGNTYFRSLGGCNRCQMINFSQNAGKVQKSNEPLATLASYRRVKGKILFGILLKYESSDEEQQHDDSWLHIGQHVHPESI, via the exons TTTTAGATACGCTCTTGGTCAAGGGGCTGCATCCATAGCTGTAGACATTGAAGAAAATGAAGCTCCTGGAGTATCTGGAGAAAACATTGCTATGAAGATATCACCACACCAAGTACAAAGGAGAAAAGTAGCTGGGTTGCTGGAGGGAAAGCCAGATG GTCATGTGTATAATTTGTTTGCTTTTCCCTCTGAGTGCAACTTCTCAGGGTTGAGATTTGACCTTGACTTGGTCAAGATTATCAAGGAGCACTCGAGCAGGGATTTAGGGATTTCTTCAGTTTGCAA AAATGGACAATGGATGGTCTTGATTGATGCTGCAAAGGGATGTGCCACCATGCCACCTGATTTATCCAAATATCCTGCAGATTTTGTCACAATCTCATTCTACAAG CTCTTTGGCTATCCAACTGGGCTTGGAGCTCTTATTGTTCGAAATG ACGCTGCCAAGTTGCTGAAGAAGACTTATTTTAGTGGAG GAACTGTTGCTGCTTCAATTGCTGATATTGATTTCATTAAAAGAAGGGAAGGTATTGAGGAGTTGTTTGAGGATGGTACAGTTTCATTCCTGAGTATAGCATCTGTCCGCCATGGCTTCAAAATCCTGAGATCTCTAACTGCATCTGCAATATCACG ACATACAAAATCTCTTGCCTTATATACAAGAAAAATGCTTTTGGCTTTGAGACATTGCAATGGATCTAATGTGTGCATCATCTATGGACATCAAAGTTCAATG GAACTGTGTTATGAAATGGGTCCTATTGTTTCATTCAACTTAAAAAGACCAGATGGTTCTTGGTATGGATACCGTGAAGTGGAAAAGCTGGCATCTCTTTCAGGAATTCAGCTAAGG ACAGGATGCTTCTGTAATCCAGGTGCATGTGCAAAATACGTTGGCTTGTCTCATTTGGATCTTTTATCAAATACGGAG GCTGGCCATGTTTGCTGGGATGATCATGATGTAATCAATGGAAAACCTACTGGAGCCGTAAGAGTATCCTTTGGCTACATGTCAACTTATGAGGAGGCTAAG aaatttattgattttgtaGCAAGTTCCTTCGTGTCATCTCAAAATGACATTTGCCATGGGAATCAATTGGAAG GCATTGAGAAGGGTTCCCCGGATACTGGTTATCATCTTAAATCAATTACAATATACCCCATAAAATCTTGTGGAGGGTTCTGTTCAAGAAGCTGGCCTCTTAGCAAAAATG GACTAAAACATGATCGCGAATGGATTCTTATGAGTCTAAATGGTGAAATTCTTACACAAAAAAAG GTTCCTGAAATGTGCTTTATAAGCACCTTTATTGACCTCAGTCAGGGAATACTATTTGTAGAGTCTCCACATTGCAAAGAAAGATTGCAGATCAAGCTTGAGTCAGGGGTTAATCATGGTGCTATGGAAGAACTTGAACTATATGGTCAAAG GTACAAGGTATATAATTACAGCAAAGAAACCAATGTATGGTTTAGCGAAGCCATTGGTAAACCCTGCACTTTGTTTCGGTATTCTAGTACCGAGCATGATTTTATGTTGAACAAGACCAAAGGTGTAGCAACCTGTAGAGATACTAAGAGCACGCTAAATTTTCCCAATGAAGCACAGTTCTTACTTGTATCTGAGGAAAGTGTGTCTGACCTAAATAGACGACTATGTTCAG ATGTACAGAAGGACATATGTGTTACGGCAATGCAAGTCGATGCAAGTAGGTTTCGCCCAAACCTTGTCGTATCCGGAGGCAGACCTTACGGTGAAGATGGATGGAGAACCATTAGAATTGGAAATACGTATTTCAGA TCGCTAGGGGGATGCAATCGATGCCAGATGATCAACTTTTCACAAAATGCTGGAAAAGTGCAAAAGTCAAATGAACCATTGGCAACTTTAGCATCATACAGGAGAGTAAAG GGAAAGATTTTGTTTGGCATACTACTCAAGTATGAATCTAGTGATGAAGAGCAGCAGCATGATGATTCCTGGCTTCATATTGGGCAGCATGTTCATCCAGAGTCTATTTAA
- the LOC130954852 gene encoding molybdenum cofactor sulfurase isoform X2, with amino-acid sequence MYTMENHNSVLGIREYALGQGAASIAVDIEENEAPGVSGENIAMKISPHQVQRRKVAGLLEGKPDGHVYNLFAFPSECNFSGLRFDLDLVKIIKEHSSRDLGISSVCKNGQWMVLIDAAKGCATMPPDLSKYPADFVTISFYKLFGYPTGLGALIVRNDAAKLLKKTYFSGGTVAASIADIDFIKRREGIEELFEDGTVSFLSIASVRHGFKILRSLTASAISRHTKSLALYTRKMLLALRHCNGSNVCIIYGHQSSMELCYEMGPIVSFNLKRPDGSWYGYREVEKLASLSGIQLRTGCFCNPGACAKYVGLSHLDLLSNTEAGHVCWDDHDVINGKPTGAVRVSFGYMSTYEEAKKFIDFVASSFVSSQNDICHGNQLEGIEKGSPDTGYHLKSITIYPIKSCGGFCSRSWPLSKNGLKHDREWILMSLNGEILTQKKVPEMCFISTFIDLSQGILFVESPHCKERLQIKLESGVNHGAMEELELYGQRYKVYNYSKETNVWFSEAIGKPCTLFRYSSTEHDFMLNKTKGVATCRDTKSTLNFPNEAQFLLVSEESVSDLNRRLCSDVQKDICVTAMQVDASRFRPNLVVSGGRPYGEDGWRTIRIGNTYFRSLGGCNRCQMINFSQNAGKVQKSNEPLATLASYRRVKGKILFGILLKYESSDEEQQHDDSWLHIGQHVHPESI; translated from the exons ATGTATACGATGGAGAATCATAATAGTGTTCTTGGTATAAGAGA ATACGCTCTTGGTCAAGGGGCTGCATCCATAGCTGTAGACATTGAAGAAAATGAAGCTCCTGGAGTATCTGGAGAAAACATTGCTATGAAGATATCACCACACCAAGTACAAAGGAGAAAAGTAGCTGGGTTGCTGGAGGGAAAGCCAGATG GTCATGTGTATAATTTGTTTGCTTTTCCCTCTGAGTGCAACTTCTCAGGGTTGAGATTTGACCTTGACTTGGTCAAGATTATCAAGGAGCACTCGAGCAGGGATTTAGGGATTTCTTCAGTTTGCAA AAATGGACAATGGATGGTCTTGATTGATGCTGCAAAGGGATGTGCCACCATGCCACCTGATTTATCCAAATATCCTGCAGATTTTGTCACAATCTCATTCTACAAG CTCTTTGGCTATCCAACTGGGCTTGGAGCTCTTATTGTTCGAAATG ACGCTGCCAAGTTGCTGAAGAAGACTTATTTTAGTGGAG GAACTGTTGCTGCTTCAATTGCTGATATTGATTTCATTAAAAGAAGGGAAGGTATTGAGGAGTTGTTTGAGGATGGTACAGTTTCATTCCTGAGTATAGCATCTGTCCGCCATGGCTTCAAAATCCTGAGATCTCTAACTGCATCTGCAATATCACG ACATACAAAATCTCTTGCCTTATATACAAGAAAAATGCTTTTGGCTTTGAGACATTGCAATGGATCTAATGTGTGCATCATCTATGGACATCAAAGTTCAATG GAACTGTGTTATGAAATGGGTCCTATTGTTTCATTCAACTTAAAAAGACCAGATGGTTCTTGGTATGGATACCGTGAAGTGGAAAAGCTGGCATCTCTTTCAGGAATTCAGCTAAGG ACAGGATGCTTCTGTAATCCAGGTGCATGTGCAAAATACGTTGGCTTGTCTCATTTGGATCTTTTATCAAATACGGAG GCTGGCCATGTTTGCTGGGATGATCATGATGTAATCAATGGAAAACCTACTGGAGCCGTAAGAGTATCCTTTGGCTACATGTCAACTTATGAGGAGGCTAAG aaatttattgattttgtaGCAAGTTCCTTCGTGTCATCTCAAAATGACATTTGCCATGGGAATCAATTGGAAG GCATTGAGAAGGGTTCCCCGGATACTGGTTATCATCTTAAATCAATTACAATATACCCCATAAAATCTTGTGGAGGGTTCTGTTCAAGAAGCTGGCCTCTTAGCAAAAATG GACTAAAACATGATCGCGAATGGATTCTTATGAGTCTAAATGGTGAAATTCTTACACAAAAAAAG GTTCCTGAAATGTGCTTTATAAGCACCTTTATTGACCTCAGTCAGGGAATACTATTTGTAGAGTCTCCACATTGCAAAGAAAGATTGCAGATCAAGCTTGAGTCAGGGGTTAATCATGGTGCTATGGAAGAACTTGAACTATATGGTCAAAG GTACAAGGTATATAATTACAGCAAAGAAACCAATGTATGGTTTAGCGAAGCCATTGGTAAACCCTGCACTTTGTTTCGGTATTCTAGTACCGAGCATGATTTTATGTTGAACAAGACCAAAGGTGTAGCAACCTGTAGAGATACTAAGAGCACGCTAAATTTTCCCAATGAAGCACAGTTCTTACTTGTATCTGAGGAAAGTGTGTCTGACCTAAATAGACGACTATGTTCAG ATGTACAGAAGGACATATGTGTTACGGCAATGCAAGTCGATGCAAGTAGGTTTCGCCCAAACCTTGTCGTATCCGGAGGCAGACCTTACGGTGAAGATGGATGGAGAACCATTAGAATTGGAAATACGTATTTCAGA TCGCTAGGGGGATGCAATCGATGCCAGATGATCAACTTTTCACAAAATGCTGGAAAAGTGCAAAAGTCAAATGAACCATTGGCAACTTTAGCATCATACAGGAGAGTAAAG GGAAAGATTTTGTTTGGCATACTACTCAAGTATGAATCTAGTGATGAAGAGCAGCAGCATGATGATTCCTGGCTTCATATTGGGCAGCATGTTCATCCAGAGTCTATTTAA